ACATCATCCGGCGGCCGGAGGGCGAGCGTGCAGCGGCTTCGTCCCAGGCCGAACCGTCACAGCCGCCCGAGCAGTCCGGCTAATCGCTTTTCGGCTACTGGTGTTCCTCCAGCAAGTACTTTAGGTGTGCGTCAAGCAGCTCCTTGATTCGGGCAGGGTTTGCGGAGTACCGAGGTGATCGTCCATGCCTTCGCCCGGGCTCGACGTCGACCATCACCACACCCGTTTCCTCCAGTGCTGCGAGATGTTTGGCCACGCTGGGGTCGCCCGCGCTGACAGCCGCGACGATGTCGCCGCGGGTTGCAGGCCCGCTGGCGGTAAGGAACCGGAGGATCTCGTTGCGCGATCTGTTGCCGAAAGTCGCGACGGCAGCCTCGACGTCGGCCGACCAGGCTGCGTCGTGCGGTTGCGTAATTCTCGGCATAGCGCCATTCTTCCCGAAGAAATCCGAAAAAGTAAGATCAGCACTCTTGACGATACTTTAAGTATCTTTGACAATAAATTCCATAGCTTCTACTGATCGTTGTTGGATCTACGAATCCACGCACCGGAGCCGCCTGCACGGCGCCGCCCATACTCGATCTGAACATCAAAGCGGTGAAGCCATGGAAATTGAATCCGAGGCGCATCAAATCAAGCGTCACCCAACGACTACTGCCGGAGTGGATGTCTCATTGCGAGGCGCTCCTCAAGCGGGGGAGCCCGTCGTCCCAATCGACCGGATTCTGGTCGCCGTGGATGGCGTGAACCGCTACGTCATTTCCCGGCTGGGACGAATCGGACGATCCTGCGATGTTGACGACGTCATGCAGGACATCCGCGTCGCCGTCTGGGACGGGGTAGCAAAGGGAAAATACCGAGAACTTCCCGGAATTCCATTTGAAGCCTGGGTTCAGGGTGTCTGCAACAAGATCTGTGCTGCGCACATCCGGCGAGAACTAAGTCACCGGACTTTGCCATTGCTCATAGATTTCACGACCACGGAAACCTCGCCTGAGGTTCTCGCAGCCATCGATACTGGCTCGCTTTTGGGCAGCACCGAAGGCTGTGTCGACCAGGCGTGGGCGCAGGCGATGTTGGATCTGGTCCACCGGAGCGTGACTGAGGAAACCTGGAATCTCGCTGTGTTCAGTCTCGTCGGGCCGCGCCACTATGGACCTCCGACTCCCCAAGACCGGCGCCGGTGGCACGCCGTGACGGTCGTCCGGCAGACCGCCCAGACAATTAGCACGGCATTGAACTGCCGTCCCAACCCTGAGATCGACCTTGATGACCTTTGCCAAATGGCCGCCGACTGCCTTCCCACCGCTGTGCTTCGGCGAGTTGCTGCCTCCATTGTGCGTCCCGGATTGCGGGGACCCGACCGATCCACGCAAATGGCAGCCCTGGCGGGTGAGCTGGGCGTGACCGAGAGATACATCGCCGTGAATATCGGCTTTGCCCGGCAGTTGTATCGTGCCGCTTGGCGTGTCCTCCAGCACGAAGCGAACAGGCCCGCGGTGTAGGCCATGATTGTCGTCATCGGAGCTGGGCGATGAATTCGATTCGAGAGTTTGGCCGTCAACGTTGGTTCGCTGTGGGGATCGTTGCATTGCTTATAGGCGGCGCACTCTTCCTGCTTTGGCCGTCTGATCGCTCTGGTAGGGAAGCGGCGCCGTTGACGCCAGCAACGGTTCCAGCAGCGGGGACGCCGTCGGCTTCAGCGCCACTTCACGTCCAATCCACCGCAGCTCCGATCATTGAGGAATCATCGACCGCCGCAACGGATGGCAAGCTGCCGAGCACAAGGGATTACCGGTCACTTGCTTTGGCGGCGGCGCAGGGAATCTACACCTGGGACAGTCGCTCGTCGTCGTATTCCGACGTGTATGCGCGGGTGCGGTCCTGGTGGGCGCTTCTCCCTGATGGGTCCAATCCATTGTCCGCACTGGTGCGGGAGTTCGAGGGGACTGGCGTGACCGCAGGGAGCTTCACTGTCCTGACAGGACAGTCTGCACGGCGAACCGGTACCGCTGAAGCCGTCCGTTGCGACCGCGAACTGGCTAAGGTCAAGGAGTACCCGGCCCCTTGGGAGGGCCTTCACGTGTGCACGGTGACCGTCCAGGTTGTGGACGAGTCGACCGCGGGCCAGAATGCTTACGCAGCGCCAGTTACCGTGATGGTCAATTGTCCGCCAGCGGTCACCGCTCCGGCTGATCGATGCGCCATGGTTGGTTTTTATGCGACCGCCGAGCGGATCGTCTACTGATGCCAGCTCTGGCAGCGATTGCCGTCGTGGCACGACGACGGGCTTTACTTAAGATCGTTACCGCCGTTGTAGCTGTCGTCGTACTCGGCGGGCTGATGGCCTTTGTTGGCGTCGTGGCTGTACTTGCCGAGGCGACTGGAGAGCGTGCTGTTGCTTGTACTCCGGGTAGCGCGGACAGTCGTGCAGTGACCGCGGGAACTACTGGGGGCGTGGAAGTCCGCGACGCTGGCAAGCTGCTCTACGTATTGACGCCTCGTCAAGAGGGCGTGGCGCGGGCTTACATTTCGGTGGGGAAGCAACTGGGTGTGCCGCGTTCCGGACAAATCATCGCAATCATGATGGCGCTTCAAGAATCGGGCCTTCGCATGCTTGCGAACCCGGCAGTGCCTGGTTCCCTTACCCTCCCCAATGACGGTATCGGGACGGACCACGACTCAATTGGGTCGGCGCAACAACGCCCGGCTGCGGGGTGGGGCAGTGTATCCGAGCTAATGGACGCCTCATACAATGCCCGCGCGTTCTACGGCGGACCGACAGGTCCCAACCATGGAAGTCCACATGGGCTGTTGGATGTCCCCGGGTGGCAGGCCATGGATAAGGGGCGGGCTGCGCAGGCGGTTCAGGTCTCTGCTTTTCCGGAGTTGTATGCACAGTGGGAGCCGACAGCGACAGCAATTTTTGCTGCCTTGGAAAGCGACACAGCTCCTGCATCTTGTTTGAGACCTACTGCAGGGAATCAAAATGTCGGACAGGTGGGGAACCTAAGCCAGCTGCGCCAGAACATCTTGCGGTTTACACAGGAAGGCCTCGGCGGCCGGTATGTCTGGGGCGGCACGGCTTTCAAGGCCTGGGACTGCTCCGGGTATGTTCAGTGGGTCTACAGGCAGGCCGGTATCGAACTGCCAAGGGTGGAACAGTGGCGTGTGGGTGTCCGAACAGATGATCCAGAACCTGGAGACCTGGTAGTGCAGAATCCTCAGGGTCCCGGTAACTGGGGGCACGTAGGCATCTACGCCGGCGACGGCACGATGTGGAGCGCCCTCAATCCTGCCGCGGGCACATTGCTGCATCCGATTAGCTGGAATACCGGCACAGCTTATTTCGACCTGTTGGGGAGCTGAAGAACTGTTCCGAACCTCATGCTGACAGCTTCGCTCCCGCACGCCCGTCCAGCTGGTGCGTGAAATAGCGGCGCGGTCTGCGTCCACGTAGGCTCTGACTGATTATGCAAGCGTCCTAGCAGTCACCGATCTCGGAAAAAATATTCCGTAACTAGAGCGCGGGGCGTCACTTTAATTTCAAGTAACTGGAGAGATACCACTCGCTATCGAGCATCGCCGAGTGAGTTGCTCCTTCCCATGAATTCACACGGCCCCCAGACTGTTGCAATGCCGTCACATGAAGCTGCTCACGGGCTCGCTCCAGCGTCATGGATTGTCCGTAGGGGGTCCTCAGGAGCATATCGAAATTGTCCAAGGCTTGTGCGGCCCATGTTCCAAACCTTTTCCAAAGCTTGAAGATAGTCATGTGCTGGTTCAACCGTGCCTCAAGTTCTGGGTAAGGGTTCTGGAGGCAGACCCCGAAATCGACGACTGGGGTCCCGAGCGGTCCGCTGATGACACTTGCGGTCAACCAAGGAATGCCGAAGGCTGTATCGAAGTATGGGTGAAGTACTGCAGGTTTATCAGGACCCGGCTTATAGGTACGTTTTTCGAAGTTGCAGTCGCCACAGGCGGGTACCAGATTCGCTCGGTGTACGGTTGTGCCCGCAAACTTGGTTTTTGGTAGATAGTGATCTAGCTCTGTCGCGTAACCCTCACCGCAGTACGGGCAGAGCGCATTCTTTGCCGCATTTTTGATCCCATCACGAATCGCCTCCGCGCCCTGATTGCGACTAAATTGTTTGTCGTAAAGCTCGACCATTGCCGAACCAAGGAGTCCGGTTATATCGAAGGCACTGCTCTCTGCTAGTTCAAACTGACCGTTTCTAGCGAGGAGTTCGAAGGCATCGCACTTCGCTTGGACCGTCGCTGCTGCAGCAGTATAGGGCGCGCGATCGACCTTCTTCTTGATAGTCTCCACTGCGGCGGAATAGGCGTCCGAGGCGGTGGTTGACGGAGGACTCAGGCTATACACGGTCTTCCTCTCGTTGGTAGCCGAGGGCGCTCAGAACGAAGCGTCCCTCACTGCCCAGATGCCCTCCAAGAGCGTCCATGACTAGTTCCGCCGAGGCGTTGTTTTGTTCGAGCAATGTGCGGAGTACCTGGTTGTATCCGGTCCGATTAGCGTCGAGATGGAAGACTTCAGAAGTGAGGCGGGAGACTGACTCACCGAACGTCTCGGTACCGAGCCGGGAGGCACGAAGATCATGGCCACTCCGCTGGAGCATCCACGTGCATGAGCGCGGCACTTCCTGCAGCACTACAGGTGAATGCGTGGCAATTATGGCAACTCCATTCCGGTCAACGACGAGATCCGAGACTGCTCTCGTCAATGCCGACAAAAGTGGGGGGTGCAAGTGGGTTTCGGGCTCGTCAACGAGTATGAGGGAACGCTCCTCAACAAGCTCGACCAGTCGCGTTACCGTCAGGAGGACGATCTTGTGGCCGGAACTCATCGCGGCGAATGCTGCTTCAGCATCCTCAGAACCGATAAGACGGTCGAGATTCGCATCGGCAAGTATCCCATCGGCCACGGCCAGCGTTCTTACGGCCGTAAGCCAGCGATTTCGTCGAGGACCCCGGGCACAAATGCGGAGGCTCTTGGCGAACTGGGTGTCGAGCGACTCGTCAGCCGCGCTTGCCAAGCCAACAGAATGAACGTCCAAGGAGCTGTCCTGCGGATCCAGGATGTCGCGGTCAAACGCAGAAAAGGCTACGTGTACGACGTTTGCAAACGGAACCGCTTTCTTGTCCTCGGAAAAGTCTGACGCCGCCAGGTCATGGAACGTCCCGGAGGCACCGGTTGAAGCGCTTACCGCTTGAACAAAATCGCGAAGCAAGCTCGACTTGCCTACTCCGTTAGCGCCGATGAGAACGTGCACATTTGTTGATGGCATGGCTTCGAGGTGAACCGCGAAATCGAGTTCAAGAGGGGGAGAGGCCGAGTCATGCGGAAATGAGTAACTGAACCGGTAGGGCGTTAGTGGGGCTCGCCCCTCAATGATCCGATTAAATTGGACGGCCACAGTTTGTTTCGGGACCGATCGAAGAAGCGAGGTTTCGAGAGCGGGCTCGTCCTGCACATCGTCGAAGATGTCAAGATTTTCGGCGAGGTCTCTGAGCGCGCGAAGCGCTGGGCGGCCGACGCCGTTCGGAAGGTTTGCCAGCGCTTCATAGTATTCGCGGTCCTGTCCGAGGGAGTAGAAGTCGCCGGTGAGTTGGCTGAAGCTGCTCGGCAATTTCGTATGAGGGTCTCCTTTTCTCATCCCTCTAGACGCAATCTTCACGGCGCCGATCTCAGTTGTCGCGCTTCCGGTGCCGTAATAGAGCATGTAGCTGGTCCGGAAGCGGAAGTCGTCCCACATGTCGATGACCAGGGTGAACGTACCCCGTGTCTTTATGGGCCAGGCGTCTCTGCTCGCGACCACAAAGCGAGGAGTCACCATGCGCCGACGCTTCCACTCCACTTGCAGCGGAAGCGGGCATATCGTACAAATGGGCAGCCGCTTGAGGGTTCACGGGGTGGGGTCGTCTTACTCATCTCCGCCTTACTATGAATCGTCTGCACAATTGTTGCATGGTGTAACGGAGCAAAGTCTTCACCAAATGGGGTGCTCAGGTGGGGCGACTATTCAGCTCAAGGGCAACACGATATTCCGGTGAGAAATACTGTCCGGCGATCTGGCAGGATTGGTTGTATGTCGATGTCCTCCTATACGAAGGGCGAGAGCAAATACCTGAGATGCCATCTACTCGAATTTGACAGCCGCAGCCAACGGACGGAGAGCATTGGGGAACAGCCGAGAGTTTTTTAGAGAGAAGAAACCCGCTGCAATTTTCAAGCACAAATTGCTCGAAGATTACCTCACTCCTTGGGCTGCAAAGCTCGGATCGTTCAATCCCCAAGGGGTCGCCTTCGTCGACGGATACGCCGGTAGTGGCCGCTACGACGGGAGCGAGGACGGGTCGCCGGTCATAGCCATGCGTGCAGCGCTGAAAGTACCTACGTCCAAACTCCGTTGCGTTTTCGTCGAAAAATTGGCGACGAATGCGAGCCGTCTGTCCGAAGTGGTTTCCGCGGAAGGTGAAGGCGTAGACGTAGTTGGGCCCCTGCATGGCACATTGGAAGACCGGATGGACACGGTGCTGAACGCCATTGAGGGGCGCCCTGCACTGATCTTTCTAGACCCTTTTGGGACGGCGCTGTCAGCAGACCTGTTGATTGACAAAATCCTGCGCCGCCCCGGTGCTGCTTCAACAGAGGTGTTGCTCAATTTCAATATCGAGGCCGTGTGGCGTTTTGGGGGCTTTCTCAACTCCGCCAGAGCGATGGATGGCGCCAACGGTAAGCACACGCTAGAGACGGCTGACCGTTTCCTTGGGGGCGACTGGTGGCACGAAAGCTTTCGGACGGCCCGAAAGGCGATAGACGACCAGGGTGAATATCGGTCGGCCGCAGAAGCAGCTATGGAGGTTGCAGAGCGCTACGCACAAATCGTTTCAACTAGGGCAAGAGTGAATGCTCTGTCCGTGCCAGTGCGTCGGGAACGTACCACACAACCCTTCTTTTCCCTGATGCTATTTCATTCCCATGATGCTGCGAAGCTTCCATTTATTGATGCAGCCGCACGAGCGCATAGGAAGTGGAGGTACGCCCATTGGGAGCGATATGCCGAAAGGCATAGCGATCCGATGGCTTTGTTTGATCTAGATGTGTTCCCAGACCGTGAATCGGAGGACAGCCGCTTGTCCGCTGAAGCTGTGAAAACTATTGAAACGAACTTGCGATCTTTGCTGTCCGAGCGTTCAAGTCTGGCGCTAGGGGAATACATGGAAGCAGCATTCGGACTGACGCTGGGCACCGCAGGCGCCCGGGAACTCAGGAAAGCGGTGGCAAATCTCCACAGCGCTCGTCTGATTCGAAAACCTCCAGCCCGCTTGGATAGAGGTTGGCTTTACAGGGCCTGAGGCACGTTGGAGGGCATCGCGTCCCATATGCGCCCCCCTAAAGTTCTTCCATTCTGCTTGGGAGTTCTCCCACCCCATTGCTTAAAGAAGAATGGCACCTCTGCTTCAAGGCATTGGTCGCGGATACTTTCCACCCACCCTGATTCCATGGGCCGATGGTTAGGCCCCGATTCACCTCCAACGATGACCCAGTGAATGCCATCCAGGTTTAGTGCTTCAATCGGGCCTATAAGCGGTTCGCACGACAGAAAACGGACGGCGGTAAGCACCTGTCGCAGATGATCAATTCGGTCCACTACATCCTGATTTTCGACGGAGACACCCATCCAGAGATTTTGTGGCCAGTCTAACTGACTAGCTATCCGAGCCATTCTGTGCGACCGCTTTGTCAGAACCTGATAGGTGTGCTGGGGCGTAGCGGCTATCACCTCAAAAATGTCCCTCACGAAGGAAATTGGAACCTTGGCGTGGAACAAGTCGCTCATTGAGTTCACAAACACGACCTTCGGCGCCTTCCAAGAATAGGGCTGGCGTAGGGCTCGTGGATGAATGGTGACACCAAAACCGGGTCCACTAGTGATAGGTGAACCGTCGTGTTGGTACTTCTCTGCACCCATTGCCTTCAATCGCTTCGATAGCGTGAGTGCATAGCAGTTATCACAGCCAGTCGCTACGCGGTCGCAGCCCGTGACGGGATTCCATGTTGCCCCCGTCCACTCGATTTGGGACCTTGCACTCATTGCCGTTCCTTCGGTTTTGCGGCCACTTTGCTAACTTGCAAACCCTACAGTTCGAATATATCTTCGATTAGAGTATTCAGGTCGCATCTCGTTGGGTGTGTTTGCATCCGATGTCCCGAATTACCTGCAATGTCCGTGGCCGATCATCCATCAGTTCGGGCCAGACTCACTGCGCAATTGAATGAACATTGGAGCTTTGCATGTCCAGTGCTTCTTGGCTGCACCTACATATTTGAGAATCAGTCATGTCGCTCCCTTCCGCTCTTCCCATGAACGTGTGAGCTCATCTGCTCACTCCATGGAATACGACGGACGGAGCACCCATGTTTCTGGCAGCGGTGGACCCAGGAATCACGCCGAACGCGAGTTTCCCCTTCCTTGAATCGCTCAAACAAATTGGCGGCGGCATCCTGGTCGGCGCTTTCATCATCATCGCCATCGTGGCGATCATCGGCGCAGCCCTGCTGCTGGTAAGCAAGCTGAGCCAATCGTCGCGCCTGGCTTCCAGCGGAGGCGTGATCCTCCTCTGGACAGGGCCCGTGGCTGCCATCCTTGGCGGCATCAACGGCTACATCCTCTGGTCGCAGACCGCATTCCCTCTCGGGTTCTAGGTCATGCCCGTTGAGTGCGATCTCAATGGATGGTGGCCGCCCGGATGCGGCTTGGTGTCACAGGCAAACGACAACGCCCTTGGCGCGGTCACGTCACTGTTCGCAAACATTCTGCAGAACATGGCGTCGTGGCTGTGGGCCTTCATCACGGGTGCCTTCACTGTGTCGAACGTCGACGACTCCCAGTGGCTGTCCATCGAGGGACTCACGAGCTGGTGGGTGGTTGTAATGCTGACTCCACTCGCCGTCGTAATGATTATGCAGCTGCTCTCGGGGCTTATCAGCCAGCAACCCAGACGCATTGGAAGGGCGATGATAGGCGGGGCCGTCGCCATTCCACTGGTGGGCGCCGCCGTTTACCTTGTCCGTCAGTTGACGCGGGCAACGGACCTGGCATCCGCCGCCCTGCTCCAATCGATTGGTTCCGACCCCTATCTCGTCTTCATGCGGCTCTTCGGCTTTGAACGAGCGCCTCAGGGAAGTGGCCGGGAATGGAACCTGGTCTCGTTGGCTCCGGGAAACACCGGCGGCCCTGCAGGCGCGGCGGTGGTGACCATGATGGCCGTAGTAGTCGTCTGGATACTCGCCTTCATCCTGATGTGCTCGATGATCTTCCGCTCGTTTGCCGTCGTTGTACTCGCCGCCGTCGCGCCAGTGGCCCTCATGCTGCTGCCCTGGGACAAGACAAAATCCTGGGCTCGTCGCTGGTGTGAGGTCGTCATCGCATTGGTTGTGGCCAAGCCCTTGGCTGCAACAGTTTTGGCCGTCGCCGTAAAGCTCTTTGCCGATTCCAAGTCCTTCGCGGGCTTGGCAGCCGGAACCGTAGGCATGGCCCTCGCATGTGGGGCACCCATGATGGCCCTGCGCCTCGTGAGCTTCGCTGGAGGGGAACTGGCTGCAGCCGCGCAAACGGCTGGCGGCGGCCACGTTCTGTCGCGAAGCACCAGTGTTGCGGCCCGGCAAATCAGTCGGCAGGCAGGCGGCCGACTGACTCTCGCGAACATGGTGAGTCGTTCCGCCATGACACGGCCCATCAGTTCGAGCCGTAACGTCTTCCCGACACAGGTGTCAGCTCCTCCTGTGCCCGCCGGGTTGACCTCACCGGGCCCCGATGGAGGACAGAGAGCCTTGAAGACAGGATCGTCAACCGGATCACCGGGTGCAGCGCAGTCCGCGGAACCCACAGGGTTCGTGCGTGAGAG
This region of Arthrobacter sp. DNA4 genomic DNA includes:
- a CDS encoding helix-turn-helix transcriptional regulator, which encodes MPRITQPHDAAWSADVEAAVATFGNRSRNEILRFLTASGPATRGDIVAAVSAGDPSVAKHLAALEETGVVMVDVEPGRRHGRSPRYSANPARIKELLDAHLKYLLEEHQ
- a CDS encoding C40 family peptidase; protein product: MPALAAIAVVARRRALLKIVTAVVAVVVLGGLMAFVGVVAVLAEATGERAVACTPGSADSRAVTAGTTGGVEVRDAGKLLYVLTPRQEGVARAYISVGKQLGVPRSGQIIAIMMALQESGLRMLANPAVPGSLTLPNDGIGTDHDSIGSAQQRPAAGWGSVSELMDASYNARAFYGGPTGPNHGSPHGLLDVPGWQAMDKGRAAQAVQVSAFPELYAQWEPTATAIFAALESDTAPASCLRPTAGNQNVGQVGNLSQLRQNILRFTQEGLGGRYVWGGTAFKAWDCSGYVQWVYRQAGIELPRVEQWRVGVRTDDPEPGDLVVQNPQGPGNWGHVGIYAGDGTMWSALNPAAGTLLHPISWNTGTAYFDLLGS
- a CDS encoding HNH endonuclease: METIKKKVDRAPYTAAAATVQAKCDAFELLARNGQFELAESSAFDITGLLGSAMVELYDKQFSRNQGAEAIRDGIKNAAKNALCPYCGEGYATELDHYLPKTKFAGTTVHRANLVPACGDCNFEKRTYKPGPDKPAVLHPYFDTAFGIPWLTASVISGPLGTPVVDFGVCLQNPYPELEARLNQHMTIFKLWKRFGTWAAQALDNFDMLLRTPYGQSMTLERAREQLHVTALQQSGGRVNSWEGATHSAMLDSEWYLSSYLKLK
- a CDS encoding ATP-dependent endonuclease, which codes for MVTPRFVVASRDAWPIKTRGTFTLVIDMWDDFRFRTSYMLYYGTGSATTEIGAVKIASRGMRKGDPHTKLPSSFSQLTGDFYSLGQDREYYEALANLPNGVGRPALRALRDLAENLDIFDDVQDEPALETSLLRSVPKQTVAVQFNRIIEGRAPLTPYRFSYSFPHDSASPPLELDFAVHLEAMPSTNVHVLIGANGVGKSSLLRDFVQAVSASTGASGTFHDLAASDFSEDKKAVPFANVVHVAFSAFDRDILDPQDSSLDVHSVGLASAADESLDTQFAKSLRICARGPRRNRWLTAVRTLAVADGILADANLDRLIGSEDAEAAFAAMSSGHKIVLLTVTRLVELVEERSLILVDEPETHLHPPLLSALTRAVSDLVVDRNGVAIIATHSPVVLQEVPRSCTWMLQRSGHDLRASRLGTETFGESVSRLTSEVFHLDANRTGYNQVLRTLLEQNNASAELVMDALGGHLGSEGRFVLSALGYQREEDRV
- the tcmP gene encoding three-Cys-motif partner protein TcmP — encoded protein: MTAAANGRRALGNSREFFREKKPAAIFKHKLLEDYLTPWAAKLGSFNPQGVAFVDGYAGSGRYDGSEDGSPVIAMRAALKVPTSKLRCVFVEKLATNASRLSEVVSAEGEGVDVVGPLHGTLEDRMDTVLNAIEGRPALIFLDPFGTALSADLLIDKILRRPGAASTEVLLNFNIEAVWRFGGFLNSARAMDGANGKHTLETADRFLGGDWWHESFRTARKAIDDQGEYRSAAEAAMEVAERYAQIVSTRARVNALSVPVRRERTTQPFFSLMLFHSHDAAKLPFIDAAARAHRKWRYAHWERYAERHSDPMALFDLDVFPDRESEDSRLSAEAVKTIETNLRSLLSERSSLALGEYMEAAFGLTLGTAGARELRKAVANLHSARLIRKPPARLDRGWLYRA
- a CDS encoding DUF5131 family protein produces the protein MSARSQIEWTGATWNPVTGCDRVATGCDNCYALTLSKRLKAMGAEKYQHDGSPITSGPGFGVTIHPRALRQPYSWKAPKVVFVNSMSDLFHAKVPISFVRDIFEVIAATPQHTYQVLTKRSHRMARIASQLDWPQNLWMGVSVENQDVVDRIDHLRQVLTAVRFLSCEPLIGPIEALNLDGIHWVIVGGESGPNHRPMESGWVESIRDQCLEAEVPFFFKQWGGRTPKQNGRTLGGRIWDAMPSNVPQAL
- a CDS encoding type IV secretion system protein, with amino-acid sequence MIGGAVAIPLVGAAVYLVRQLTRATDLASAALLQSIGSDPYLVFMRLFGFERAPQGSGREWNLVSLAPGNTGGPAGAAVVTMMAVVVVWILAFILMCSMIFRSFAVVVLAAVAPVALMLLPWDKTKSWARRWCEVVIALVVAKPLAATVLAVAVKLFADSKSFAGLAAGTVGMALACGAPMMALRLVSFAGGELAAAAQTAGGGHVLSRSTSVAARQISRQAGGRLTLANMVSRSAMTRPISSSRNVFPTQVSAPPVPAGLTSPGPDGGQRALKTGSSTGSPGAAQSAEPTGFVRESPRSQGGAAPAPARQSTPTEPGPRGRPPANTPGPSSPQPPKPQPPRIDPPKGGTPHV